The genomic window CGGTGGCCCATCTTTGGAGGAAAATGCTTTGCGTGGAGCGAATGGGCCGATGGAACGCTGCCGATCATGTCTTGCCGGCCCAACGTGATGGATTGTCTGCCGCCCGACACGTCAAAGCGGGCGGAGGTGGAACTGGCGGATATTCCGATCCCGGAGAGCCGCTCGCGGGTCAAGGCCGTCGACATGGACTCTTCCGGCAAGGTGGAGCTGTCGGAGGCCGACATTATCGTGTCCGGCGGCAGAGGCATGAAGGAAGCTTCGAATTTCGCCCTCGTTGAAGAATTGGCCAAAGCCATGGGGGCCGCCGTGGGCGCTTCCCGCGCAGCAGTGGACGCCGGTTGGCGTCCCCATTCCGACCAGGTCGGCCAGACCGGAAAAGTCGTCACCCCCGCTCTTTACGTGGCGGTGGGGATTTCCGGCGCCATCCAGCACCTGGCCGGCATGGGCTACTCCAGGTACATCGTGGCCATCAACAAGGATCCCGAAGCGCCGATTTTCAGCAGGGCCGATTACGGCATTGTAGAAGACCTCTTCAAATTCGTTCCCGCTTTTACGGAGGAAGTCAAGAGACTGAAAAGCACCTGCTCGTGAGTCCACCAGGCGGTCCCGAGCCGGGGAAAGTGAATCCCGGCGCCGGGTATTGTGGGGGTGGTGAAGCGTCGAATGCCTGTTCCGGAGGGGTGTTTTATGGATCGCATCTGGTTGAAGAGCTATGATCCCCGAGTGCCTCACCACGCAGAATACCCGGAAGAATGTCTGCCGCGGCTGCTCGAAGCGAGAGTGAAGAAGCTCCCCGGGAATTCGGCAACGGAGTTCTACGGTGCCCGGTTGACTTACGAGGCCTTGTGGAAGCAGATTTCCAGCCTCGCCAACGCCCTCCGGCTCCTCGGCTTGCGACACGGCGACCGGGTCGCCGTCATGCTCCCGAACTGCCCCCAGACCGTGATCACGTATTACGCGGTCCTCTGGCTGGGAGGCGTGGTCGTACTGACGAATCCGCTCTACGTCGAACGCGAGATGGAACATCAGTGGAAAGACTCGGGTGCGAAGTACCTCGTCGTTCTGGATCACCTCTATCCCAAGGCCCGAAAGGTCATCCCGGAGACGGCGATCGAAAAGGTCATCGTGACCGGCATAGCGGAATGTCTCCCGTTCCTTCTGAAGCATCTCTATCCACTCAAGGCGAAACTGAAAAAACTCTTCACGGCCGTTCCCTACGATGAGCGGACGATTTTCAATTTCACCCGGCTGATCCGCTCGACGGAGCCGACGCCTCCACCTTGCGAGGTGAGGCTCGACGACCTGGCACTGCTCCAATACACCGGTGGAACCACGGGCATCGCCAAGGGAGTCATGCTGTCCCACCGGAACATCCTGAGCAATGTCATCCAGCTTGCCTCCTGGGTGCAGGACCTGAGGTTCGGGGAGGAGCGTTTTCTCGCCCTTCTGCCGATCTTTCACGTTTTCGGCATGACCGTCGCAATGAATCTGCCCCTGTATGCGGGGAGCGCGCTGGTGCTCGTTCCGAGGTTCGATATCGACGAAATCATGAAGACCATCAGGAAGGCGAGGCCCACTCTGTTCCCGGGGGTTCCCACCATATATGCGGCCATAAACGGTCATCCGAAAGCGGAGACGTTCGATCTGTCCTCGATTCGCATCTGCGTTACCGGATCGGCCCCGATGCCGGTGGAGTCTTTGCGCAGGTTCGAAAGTCTCACCGGCAGTGTCATTCTTGAAGGCTACGGCCTCTCGGAAACGAGCCCGGTCACTCACGCCAATCCTGTCGAGGGGGTGCGCAAGCCGGGCTCGATCGGGTTGGCGCTGCCGGATACCGACTGCAAGATCGTCGACCTGGAATTGGGAACCCGTGACATGGCTGTGGGTGAGGTGGGTGAGCTGGTGATCCGAGGGCCGCAGGTCATGAAGGCCTACTGGAAGATGCCGGAAGAGACGGCCAACGCGCTCAGAGACGGTTGGCTCTACACCGGAGACATCGCGAGGATGGATGAAGACGGGTATGTCTACATCATCGACCGCAAGAAGGATATGATCATATCCGGGGGCTACAACATTTATCCGCGGGAGGTCGATGAGGTGCTCTACGAGCATCCGAAGGTTCTCGACGCCGTGGCCGTGGGCGTTCCCGACGATTACCGGGGAGAAATCGTCAAGGCGTTCATTGTGCCCCGAGTGGGGGAGACCCTGACGGAAGATGAAATCAAGCAGTTTTGCAAGACCAGATTGGCGGCCTATAAGGTCCCCCGGCTGATTGAACTGAGGGATTCCCTGCCGAAGACGGCGGTTGGGAAAATCTCCAGGAAGGAGCTGCGCAAGCAGGCGCTTGACGAGCATGAGTCGAAAAAGACGCGGGAAAAGGCCGATGACGGGCGCTGAGGTTCCTCCGGCATCCGAGCCGAGCCACGATCGGTCATGACGGACCGGTTCCCGGGCTTGCATGATGAGCGGCAATGGGTGCTCAATCAGGCCGCCGCCGACTTCTACCTCCTGCAGAATCGGCTGTACCCGCGCAGGGCCGCGCTTGAGTGGGTGGGTAACCGATATCGGCTGACCGTTCGGGAGCGGGAACTGCTCAATCGCGGTGTATTCGGGCAGGCGGAGGCCCTTGCCCGCAAGGCCAAGAGGAGATGTGCGTCCGCCCTGGGCGGGCAATGTCTGGTGGTGGACGGCCACAACGTGCAGATAACGGTGGAGAGCGCCGTTCTGGGGCGCCCCCTGCTCAAGGCCAACGATGGAGCGGTGCGTGACGTGGCGGGACAGTCGGCTCGATATCGGCTGTCGGAAACGAGCGAGGTGGCTCTGGACATGATTTTTCAATTCCTGGGCATCTTTCGGCCCGGGCGGGTCGATTTTCTGTTTGATGCTCCGATGAGCCACAGCGGCATGCTGGCAAGTGCCTGTCGACGGCGGTTGAAGTCCCTCGGGCTGGACGGCGACGCGCGCGCGGTGCCCGTACCGGAGCGTGAAATGACCCGGGCGGAATGCATCGTGGCCGGCAGCGACCGGGCGGTCCTGGACGCCTGCAGCCGATGGCACGACCTGGCCCACGAAGTGATCGACCTTTCATGTCCCTGCAACATGTTCGTGGATTTTTCAGACTTGATCCTGGCTCAATCCCGGCGGTCCTGATCCGGCCCGCCCTTCCTGTCGGGCGGTTCCGTTGCGCCCGCCTCGATCCTTTCCGCACTCCCGGGTTGCCCCTTTGCTGCAAGGCCCGTTTCATGCGCCCTTGTCAAAATCGCAAAGCTGTGCTAGCAAAAAAAGCTTTCATCCGGCGGGTACCTGTTGGGGAGCGACCAGGTGACCCGGCCACACCGGCGGCACACCTTCCACGAAAGGATACTGAGGTTATGGCGGAGATTGCCCCGTTTCGCGGATTGCGCTACAGTCCGAAAGCAGCGCCGGATCTTGCAAAGGTCGTCATTCCACCTTACGACGTCATCTCACCCGCCGAGCAGGAGCTCTTTCTGCATACCAGCCCTTACAACATGGTTCACCTGGAGCTGGGCAGGAGCGACCGCTCGGACACACCGGAGAACAACAGTCACACCCGCGCGGGACGCACCTTCGAGGATTGGGTGCGAAATGGAGTGCTGGTTCGCGAGGCGCTGCCGGCCGTGTATTATTACGAGCTCGACTACGCGCTCTCGCCCGGAAAGGAGGCCACGCGCCGCGGCTTCATCTGCGCCATGCGCCTGGAGGACTTCCGATCCGGCACGGTGCGTCCCCACGAAAAGACCTTTCAGGCAGTCAAGGATGAGCGCCTGGGTCTGATGCTGTCCTGCGGAGCGAACCTCAGTTCGGTGTTTTCACTGTATTCGGACCCCGAAAGCGTCGTGGACGAAACGCTCCGGTCGGGCCGTGAAGCCGCACCGGCCATGGCTTTCGTGGACCGCCAGGGAATGAGCCACCGCATCTGGAGGGTGACCGACCGCGGCGTGTTGCAGCGTGTGGCGGAGCTGATGAAGGGGAAGGCTATTTTCATTGCGGACGGGCATCACCGTTATGAAACCGGCCTGAATTACCGGGACCTCCAGAGACGGCGGAATCCGTCGGCCGGTCCGCATGCCGCGTTCGAGTACATTATGATGTATTTGTCCAACCTCAATCAGGAAGGGCTCACGATTCTTCCCACCCACAGGCTGCTCAGAAACCTCGGCTCGTGGGATCCCGAATCGATCTTGAAAAGAGCCGAAGCATTCTTTGAGGTGAAGCGGTTTTCATCCGACGTTCCGGGGGAGCGCATGCTGTGCTCCGAACTGGCGTCGCGGGGGGACCGCAAGGAAACCGCCATCGGGTTTTTCTGGGACAACGTCGGGTCCTTTTTCCTTTTGTCCGCGAGAAGAGAGCCCGTCTCGTCCTATCTGGCCGGCAGGGGTATTCCCGTGGAAACGCGCGGTCTCGATGTGGTGGTTTTGGATCAGGTCGTTTTGCGGAACCTGTTGGGGCTTTCGGAGGAGTACCTGTCCAGCGAGCACAATATTCACTTTAAACACGATCTCGCGGAGAGCATCGGCGCAGTCCGGTCCGGAGACTATGAGGCCGCTTTTCTCATCAACCCGACCCGGATCGAACAGGTCCAGGAAGTGGCGAGCGCAAAGCTCGTCATGCCCCACAAGTCCACCTACTTCTATCCGAAGGTCGGCAGCGGAATGGTGATCCGTTCGCTGTCGCCCGAAGAGGAGACGGTCTGGTAGCGGAAGCGGTTTCTTTCAGCTCGGACACCCTTTTTGGCGGCAGGCTCATTGTTATTCAGGAGAAAAGGGGTTATCGTTTTTCCCTCGACGCGGTGCTGCTTGCCGGGCTCGTCGGGGTTCGCCCGCGCGAACGCGTTGTGGACCTGGGGACGGGGTGTGCGGTTATCCCGCTTATCGTGGCGTATCGCGGACAGGGGCGCAGTGTCGTCGGGGTGGAATTACAGCCCGAGCTGGTGAGGCTGGCCAGGAAGAATGTCGAGGTCAACGGTTTTGTTGATTCGATTCGGATCCTCGAAGCGGATTTCAAAGAGATCACATCGTCTTTTCCGCCCGGGACGTTTGACCTCGTGCTGAGCAACCCTCCTTACAGGCGCCTGGCATCGGGCCGAATGAACGCGGTTCGGCAAAAAGCCGTCGCCAGGCATGAACTGGCGGGATCCGCGGAAGACGTTTTTCGCGCGGCTTCTCATCTTCTCGTGCAGGGGGGGAGGCTGGCGCTCATATACCCGGCCTCGCGCGTCGGGCTTCTTTTTGTCCTGGCACGCCGGTACGGGTTCAACGCGAAGCGGTTCACCGTCATCCATTCGAACGCCTCGGAGCCGGCGCGCCTGGTGTATTTCGAGTGCCGGAAGGGGGGCGGGGAGGAACTGCTCGTTACTGCTCCGTTTTTCATCTACCGGGAAGACGGAGGCCCTACCGACGCGATGCGGGCTTTGTACGAAGCGTGATGCCTGCTCGCGGTGACGTCGGAAATCGAGGCGGTTTGATGCGGAAGGAGAAAAACAATGGATTTGGGTTTGAGGGGAAAGGTGGCTTTCATCGCGGGTGGGAGCCAGGGACTGGGCCGGGCGGTATCCATGGAAATGGCTCGGGAAGGGGCGAAGATCGCCGTGTGTGCTCTCGACAATCCGGAGCTGCCGAAGGCGGTCGAGGAGATTCGTGCGGCCACGGGGGCCGAGATCATCGGAATACCGGCGGACCTGACGGATTCCGCCCAGGCTTCCGATTTCGTGCGCAAGGGACTGGAGCACTACGGTACGGTCGATATCATGGTGACCAATGCGGGCGGCCCTCCCGTCAAGACTTTCCTCGAGATAGACGATGAGCTGTGGCACTACGGATTTCGGCTGAACCTGATGAGTACGATCATCATGGCCCGTGAGGTCATTCCCACCATGATGAAGAAACGGTGGGGCCGCATCGTCAACATGACCTCGATATCGGTGAAGCAGCCCCTGGATGGGCTCATCCTGTCCAACACGGTCCGCTCCGGGGTCATCGGCCTGGCCAAGAGTCTCTCCAACGAGCTTGCCCCCTACAACATCACGGTCAACAATGTCTGCCCCGGATATACCATGACCGAACGCGTGCGTTCCCTGTCGGTGACTGTGGCGAATGCGGAAGGAGTCCGTCCCGAAGACATCATCAAGCGGTGGGAGGCGACGATCCCGATGGGCCGCCTCGGGAAACCCGAGGAATTTGCCGCTCTGGTGACCTTCCTGGCTTCTGAGCGGGCTGGATACATCACGGGTGCGTCCGTTCAGATCGATGGCGGTTTTTTCAAGGGTGTCGCCTAGAATAAGGAAGTCTCATGCCTGTTCGAACCGCATACATCAAGTCGGTCGGCCGATTCCTTCCGGAACGGCGGCTGACGAATAAAGACCTGGAAAAGATGGTGAACACCAACGATGAGTGGATCATGACCCGCACGGGTATCCGGGAGAGGCGCATTTTGGAGCCCGGCCTGGGGAATTCGCACATGGCCGTCAGGGCCTCTCGGGAGTGCCTGGACCGCGCGGGTGTCGACCCGATGGAACTCGATGCCATCATCGTTGGGACCGTCACTCCCGATATGCTGTTTCCCGCCACCGCGTGCCTCGTGCAAAACGCTCTCGGGGCGAAGAACGCCTGGGGATACGACCTGTCGGCCGGTTGTTCGGGGTTCCTCTTCTCCCTCACCACGGGCGCGCAGCTGATCGAATCCGGGCGGAACCACAAGGTTCTGGTGATCGGGAGCGATGTCATGAGCAGCATTCTCGATTACGAGGACCGGAACACGTGCGTGCTCTTCGGTGACGGCGCGGGCGCCGTGCTCCTTGAACCGTGCCCCGAAGGGGGGCACGGGTTGATCGACTTCATCCACCACATCGATGGTTCCGGGGGGCCGCTCCTGTACATGAAAGCGGGCGGCAGTCTGTATCCTCCCAGTCCGGAAACGGTCCGAAACAAAGAGCATTTTGTCACCCAGGAAGGCAAGCAGGTATTCAAGGCGGCCGTTACGGAAATGGCGAACGTGTCGGCGGAAATCCTGGAACGCAACGGGTTGACCGGCGATGATGTGGCGTTGTTCATTCCCCACCAGGCCAATCTGAGAATCATCGACGCCTGTGCCAACCGGATGGGGATAGATCACGACAAGGTGGTGATCAACATCGATCGTTACGCAAACACGACTTCGGGGACTCTGCCGCTTTGCCTCTACGACGCCGTGGTGGAACAGGAGCGTCTCAAGAAGGGCGACTACGTCGTCATGTCCGCTTTTGGCGCGGGGTTTACCTGGGGGAGCATTCTCCTGCGATGGTGGCGATGAGGCCCGGGTTTCGTCGGCGGGCTTTCATGATCCCCGCGCGTGATCTTCCCCGGTGGTGATACCGAGGTCCGTTCATGATGACACAGCGCCTGCCCGCAGGGAGGCAGACGCGGGCGGGGATAACTACCGTCCCTTGCTATGGACCGATATGCCGGTCAGACGTAGCAAGGGGCGGGCTTTATGCCCGCCCCTCGTCTTTGGCGCCCAATGCACTCATCCTGAATGCAATTTTCCATGATGCTCGCCGCGCCTGCGAACCGGGTATGAAAAGGTGTTTTGGCGGAATCCCGAAAGCCGTTTCGTCGCTTTTGCCGGCAGGTTCCGGGCGTTATTGCCCACCACGCCGACTCGTGGGGTTCAGAACCCCGCGCGCTTCCTGAACCTTTCCCACTTGACATCGATCTGACGCTGGAATTCGGCCAATTGCTCCGCAGAGATCCGCTTGAATCGGCCCTGCATCTCGAGATATTCATTCACTGGCTGCTTCTTGCCGCTCCTGGCCATGCTGAGGCTCTTTCCCGTAAGCCTGAACGCGCCGTTCTCGACCTCATAGAGGACCACGACCGCCGACTCCACGGCGAGCCGCCCGATTTTGACCGTGTCTTTGGTCGGGAAGCTCCATCCCGTGGGGCAGGGCACCGCCATGTGGATGAAGCGGGTCCCCTTGATGGCCTTTGCCTTGAGGAACTTGTTGTAAATGTCCGCGGGGTACGACGAGCACATGGTGGCGAGGTAGGCCGGGTCGTGAGCTTCCATGATCTGGATGAAGTCTTTTTTGGCCTGCTCCTTGGGGATGACGGGGGTTGTCGTCGTGACCGCGCCGCTGGGCGTGGCGCTTGAACGCTGGACCCCGGTATTCATATAGGCTTCGTTGTCGTAGCAGACGTAAATGAAATCCGTCTCGCGTTCGGCGGCACCGCTCAAGGCCTGGATGCCCATATCAAAGGTTCCCCCGTCCCCGGCCATGGCAAC from Syntrophobacter fumaroxidans MPOB includes these protein-coding regions:
- a CDS encoding SDR family oxidoreductase codes for the protein MDLGLRGKVAFIAGGSQGLGRAVSMEMAREGAKIAVCALDNPELPKAVEEIRAATGAEIIGIPADLTDSAQASDFVRKGLEHYGTVDIMVTNAGGPPVKTFLEIDDELWHYGFRLNLMSTIIMAREVIPTMMKKRWGRIVNMTSISVKQPLDGLILSNTVRSGVIGLAKSLSNELAPYNITVNNVCPGYTMTERVRSLSVTVANAEGVRPEDIIKRWEATIPMGRLGKPEEFAALVTFLASERAGYITGASVQIDGGFFKGVA
- a CDS encoding DUF1015 domain-containing protein, with protein sequence MAEIAPFRGLRYSPKAAPDLAKVVIPPYDVISPAEQELFLHTSPYNMVHLELGRSDRSDTPENNSHTRAGRTFEDWVRNGVLVREALPAVYYYELDYALSPGKEATRRGFICAMRLEDFRSGTVRPHEKTFQAVKDERLGLMLSCGANLSSVFSLYSDPESVVDETLRSGREAAPAMAFVDRQGMSHRIWRVTDRGVLQRVAELMKGKAIFIADGHHRYETGLNYRDLQRRRNPSAGPHAAFEYIMMYLSNLNQEGLTILPTHRLLRNLGSWDPESILKRAEAFFEVKRFSSDVPGERMLCSELASRGDRKETAIGFFWDNVGSFFLLSARREPVSSYLAGRGIPVETRGLDVVVLDQVVLRNLLGLSEEYLSSEHNIHFKHDLAESIGAVRSGDYEAAFLINPTRIEQVQEVASAKLVMPHKSTYFYPKVGSGMVIRSLSPEEETVW
- a CDS encoding electron transfer flavoprotein subunit alpha/FixB family protein gives rise to the protein MIAEFRGGNFRRVSFEVASEGKRIADALGIGLRGVAVGSGVAGKAAELGQYGVERVLVRDDPALEHYLAEIYVPVVAEMIKKCDPAVVILPASVDGRDLGARLGARLDITLVQDVTQVVCEGGKVKARWPIFGGKCFAWSEWADGTLPIMSCRPNVMDCLPPDTSKRAEVELADIPIPESRSRVKAVDMDSSGKVELSEADIIVSGGRGMKEASNFALVEELAKAMGAAVGASRAAVDAGWRPHSDQVGQTGKVVTPALYVAVGISGAIQHLAGMGYSRYIVAINKDPEAPIFSRADYGIVEDLFKFVPAFTEEVKRLKSTCS
- a CDS encoding long-chain-fatty-acid--CoA ligase, whose amino-acid sequence is MDRIWLKSYDPRVPHHAEYPEECLPRLLEARVKKLPGNSATEFYGARLTYEALWKQISSLANALRLLGLRHGDRVAVMLPNCPQTVITYYAVLWLGGVVVLTNPLYVEREMEHQWKDSGAKYLVVLDHLYPKARKVIPETAIEKVIVTGIAECLPFLLKHLYPLKAKLKKLFTAVPYDERTIFNFTRLIRSTEPTPPPCEVRLDDLALLQYTGGTTGIAKGVMLSHRNILSNVIQLASWVQDLRFGEERFLALLPIFHVFGMTVAMNLPLYAGSALVLVPRFDIDEIMKTIRKARPTLFPGVPTIYAAINGHPKAETFDLSSIRICVTGSAPMPVESLRRFESLTGSVILEGYGLSETSPVTHANPVEGVRKPGSIGLALPDTDCKIVDLELGTRDMAVGEVGELVIRGPQVMKAYWKMPEETANALRDGWLYTGDIARMDEDGYVYIIDRKKDMIISGGYNIYPREVDEVLYEHPKVLDAVAVGVPDDYRGEIVKAFIVPRVGETLTEDEIKQFCKTRLAAYKVPRLIELRDSLPKTAVGKISRKELRKQALDEHESKKTREKADDGR
- a CDS encoding DUF434 domain-containing protein, with the protein product MTDRFPGLHDERQWVLNQAAADFYLLQNRLYPRRAALEWVGNRYRLTVRERELLNRGVFGQAEALARKAKRRCASALGGQCLVVDGHNVQITVESAVLGRPLLKANDGAVRDVAGQSARYRLSETSEVALDMIFQFLGIFRPGRVDFLFDAPMSHSGMLASACRRRLKSLGLDGDARAVPVPEREMTRAECIVAGSDRAVLDACSRWHDLAHEVIDLSCPCNMFVDFSDLILAQSRRS
- a CDS encoding thiamine pyrophosphate-dependent enzyme → MSVTTMELPEVEYILPGTRTCAGCGLPIAYRHMLKALGPKMIMTHPACCLTILHGIYPKTPVAINAVNNTFAGTAASASGLVAGLKATGRTDYTVVAMAGDGGTFDMGIQALSGAAERETDFIYVCYDNEAYMNTGVQRSSATPSGAVTTTTPVIPKEQAKKDFIQIMEAHDPAYLATMCSSYPADIYNKFLKAKAIKGTRFIHMAVPCPTGWSFPTKDTVKIGRLAVESAVVVLYEVENGAFRLTGKSLSMARSGKKQPVNEYLEMQGRFKRISAEQLAEFQRQIDVKWERFRKRAGF
- a CDS encoding beta-ketoacyl-ACP synthase III, with translation MPVRTAYIKSVGRFLPERRLTNKDLEKMVNTNDEWIMTRTGIRERRILEPGLGNSHMAVRASRECLDRAGVDPMELDAIIVGTVTPDMLFPATACLVQNALGAKNAWGYDLSAGCSGFLFSLTTGAQLIESGRNHKVLVIGSDVMSSILDYEDRNTCVLFGDGAGAVLLEPCPEGGHGLIDFIHHIDGSGGPLLYMKAGGSLYPPSPETVRNKEHFVTQEGKQVFKAAVTEMANVSAEILERNGLTGDDVALFIPHQANLRIIDACANRMGIDHDKVVINIDRYANTTSGTLPLCLYDAVVEQERLKKGDYVVMSAFGAGFTWGSILLRWWR
- a CDS encoding tRNA1(Val) (adenine(37)-N6)-methyltransferase encodes the protein MVIQEKRGYRFSLDAVLLAGLVGVRPRERVVDLGTGCAVIPLIVAYRGQGRSVVGVELQPELVRLARKNVEVNGFVDSIRILEADFKEITSSFPPGTFDLVLSNPPYRRLASGRMNAVRQKAVARHELAGSAEDVFRAASHLLVQGGRLALIYPASRVGLLFVLARRYGFNAKRFTVIHSNASEPARLVYFECRKGGGEELLVTAPFFIYREDGGPTDAMRALYEA